From the genome of Variovorax sp. RA8, one region includes:
- a CDS encoding DUF1326 domain-containing protein, protein MSYHLEGRLLEVCNCNVLCPCWIGEDPDNGTCDTIVAWRIDKGTVDGLDVGGNTIAAVAHVPGNILEGNWTAAIFVDDNASKEQEEALLKVYTGQAGGPIADLAKLIGTVVSVERAPIGFHVNEGKGKLEIGTAYYAELEPYRGATGGQTVLSDTVFSTVPGAPVFVGKAPVYRSKNAALGIDVDIKNHNALQSTFVFDA, encoded by the coding sequence ATGAGCTATCACCTGGAAGGTCGCCTGCTCGAGGTCTGCAACTGCAACGTGCTGTGCCCCTGCTGGATCGGCGAGGACCCGGACAACGGCACCTGCGACACCATCGTCGCGTGGCGCATCGACAAGGGAACGGTCGATGGCCTCGACGTCGGCGGCAACACCATCGCAGCCGTGGCCCATGTGCCCGGCAACATCCTGGAAGGCAACTGGACGGCGGCGATCTTCGTGGACGACAACGCCTCCAAGGAGCAGGAGGAAGCGCTGCTCAAGGTCTATACCGGACAGGCCGGCGGGCCGATCGCAGACCTGGCCAAGCTGATCGGCACGGTGGTGTCGGTGGAGCGGGCGCCCATCGGCTTCCATGTGAACGAGGGCAAGGGCAAGCTCGAGATCGGCACCGCCTACTACGCCGAGCTCGAACCCTACCGCGGCGCGACCGGCGGGCAGACGGTGCTGTCGGACACCGTGTTCTCCACCGTGCCGGGCGCGCCGGTCTTCGTCGGCAAGGCGCCGGTCTATCGCTCGAAGAACGCCGCGTTGGGCATCGACGTCGACATCAAGAACCACAACGCGCTGCAGAGCACCTTCGTCTTCGACGCCTGA
- a CDS encoding LysR family transcriptional regulator, giving the protein MSAPDFNLLVTLDVLLAEGSVARAARRLRLSPSAMSRALARLRDTTGDPLLVRAGRGLVPTPRAVELREQVNRLVQEAEAVLRPAEALDPKELKRIFTLRSSEGFVETFGPGLIDLIGVQAPGVRLRFVQKPDRESTLLRDGSVDLETGVIGETTSPEVRVQALFRDRFIGVVRPGHPLCQAEITAARYAAGRHVAVSRRGFDKGPIDEALRPFGLERDIATVVGGFSTALALARTCDLIASVPERHTAGLRSGLHSFPLPMAAPELTVSMMWHPRMDGDLAHRWLRARVREVCA; this is encoded by the coding sequence ATGTCCGCGCCCGACTTCAACCTGCTTGTCACCCTGGATGTCCTGCTCGCCGAAGGCAGCGTCGCGCGCGCGGCCCGGCGGTTGCGGCTGAGCCCGTCGGCGATGAGCCGGGCGCTGGCGCGACTGCGTGACACGACCGGTGACCCGCTCCTGGTCAGGGCCGGGCGCGGCCTCGTGCCGACGCCACGCGCCGTCGAACTGCGCGAGCAGGTCAATCGCCTTGTCCAGGAAGCCGAGGCGGTCCTGCGACCTGCCGAGGCACTGGATCCGAAGGAGCTCAAGCGGATATTCACGCTGCGGTCCAGCGAAGGCTTTGTCGAAACCTTCGGCCCCGGCCTCATCGACCTGATCGGCGTGCAAGCGCCTGGCGTACGGCTGCGCTTCGTGCAGAAACCGGACAGGGAGAGCACCTTGCTCCGGGACGGGAGCGTGGATCTGGAGACGGGCGTCATCGGCGAGACGACGAGTCCCGAAGTCCGTGTGCAGGCATTGTTCCGCGACCGGTTCATCGGCGTCGTGCGCCCAGGGCATCCGCTGTGCCAGGCCGAGATCACTGCGGCCCGCTATGCAGCCGGGAGGCATGTCGCCGTGTCGCGCCGCGGCTTCGACAAGGGTCCGATCGACGAGGCATTGAGGCCGTTCGGCCTGGAGCGGGATATCGCCACGGTCGTCGGCGGCTTTTCGACCGCGTTGGCACTGGCACGCACCTGCGACCTGATCGCCAGTGTTCCCGAACGGCACACCGCGGGACTGAGAAGCGGGCTGCACAGCTTCCCGCTCCCGATGGCGGCACCGGAGCTCACGGTGTCGATGATGTGGCATCCACGAATGGATGGCGATCTCGCGCATCGCTGGCTACGCGCCCGTGTCCGAGAGGTTTGCGCATGA
- a CDS encoding DUF2182 domain-containing protein produces the protein MDAPAGIARPARLRPGAARHRRVFLPLLVALVALAWVALWAWARSPYGRYLEHGDWLASGPAASLCRALPAGELLVPAMLYALAWILMTAAMMLPTTLPLFDVFDRMTARRPDHGRLLALLGLGYMAVWGVFGLLAHGLHELILALLARSPTLAWHGWLIGAATLALAGAFQFSRLKHRCLDKCRTPLGFVMAHWRGPAPARQAFALGAHHGLFCVGCCWALMLLMFAMGTGSLGWMLLLAALMAVEKNVPWGRRLSAPLGVALLGGAALLVVLHA, from the coding sequence ATGGACGCCCCTGCGGGCATCGCGCGGCCGGCCCGGCTTCGCCCCGGCGCCGCGCGCCATCGGCGGGTGTTCCTGCCGCTGCTCGTGGCCCTCGTCGCGCTGGCCTGGGTGGCGCTGTGGGCGTGGGCCCGCAGCCCCTACGGGCGCTACCTCGAGCACGGCGACTGGCTGGCTTCGGGGCCCGCGGCCTCCCTCTGCCGCGCCCTGCCCGCAGGCGAGCTGCTGGTGCCGGCGATGCTCTATGCCCTGGCCTGGATCCTCATGACCGCGGCCATGATGCTGCCCACCACCCTGCCCCTGTTCGACGTGTTCGACCGCATGACGGCGCGGCGGCCGGACCATGGGCGCCTGCTCGCGCTGCTCGGCCTGGGCTACATGGCGGTGTGGGGCGTCTTCGGGCTGCTCGCGCACGGGCTGCACGAGCTGATCCTCGCGCTGCTGGCGCGCTCGCCCACGCTGGCGTGGCACGGCTGGCTGATCGGCGCCGCGACCCTTGCGCTGGCCGGCGCCTTCCAGTTCAGCCGGCTCAAGCACCGGTGCCTGGACAAATGCCGCACGCCGCTGGGCTTCGTCATGGCGCACTGGCGCGGGCCGGCGCCGGCGCGCCAGGCCTTCGCGCTGGGCGCGCACCACGGCCTGTTCTGCGTGGGCTGCTGCTGGGCGCTGATGCTGCTGATGTTCGCGATGGGCACCGGCAGCCTGGGCTGGATGCTGTTGCTGGCTGCGCTGATGGCGGTCGAGAAGAACGTTCCGTGGGGCCGGCGGCTCAGCGCGCCGCTGGGCGTCGCGCTGCTGGGCGGGGCCGCGTTGCTGGTGGTCCTTCATGCCTGA